The following is a genomic window from Niabella soli DSM 19437.
ATGGCCCGGAAGCGGAAGTCCTTGTTTCGGGCCATGGAGGCCGGTATGGATGCGGAGCTGTTTTCTAAGTACACAGAGCAGAAAAAGGCGCTGCACCGGCGTTACCTCGAAAAGGAAACCTTGTTATTGCAGCAATTATTGCTGGAAGGAGCCAACCGCCACGAAATCAATCTCTCCAATAATAAGCAATTGGGAGAGGCAATATTTATTTTCCTTTCTGCGCTCCGGGGAATGAACAGGGAATTTATTGTTCATGATTCGGATGCAGATCCTTACAAGATGCTATCCGCTTTTTGCTCAGTATTTTGTAAAGGTCTTGAATAATTTTTTTGAAGATAATTCGACTAAAATATGAAATTGGTCCAAAGTGTGGCATTGGGTAATGCGTTCAGGGTTTTTCATTCGCGTAATTACAGTTTGTTTTTCACCGGTCAGTTAATTTCCCGGATAGGTACCTGGATGCAGCGTACGGCAGTGATCTGGGTAATGTATACAATGACCCATTCTGTTGTTTGGGTAGGATTGACAACATTTGCGGAGCAGTTCCCTTCTTTTATACTATCGCCATGGGGCGGTATTGTTGCAGACCGGTACGACCGGTATAAAATATTACTGTGCACCCAGGTAACAGCGGCCGTCCAGGCAGTTGCGCTGACCCTGCTGTATATTTTTGGCGCGCATTGGTGGGGAATTCTTTTACTTAGCGGGTTACTGGGGGTGGCTAATGCCTTTGATGTACCTGCCCGGCAGGCGATGGTAAATGATATTATCGATGATAAGGACGACCTGCCCAGTGCCATTGCAATGAATTCTTCCCTGAATAATCTTACGCGCTTAGCTGGTCCGGCCCTGTCGGGGATTATATTGGCTGCATATAGCGCTACAGCTTGTTTTGCTACAAATGCGGTGAGCTTTATAGCGGTGATTATTTGTTTAAACCTGATGCAGTTTCCCGTGAGACAGGCCCCGGGAAACAAAAGCAACGCCTGGGGCGCTTTTCGTGATGGGTTGCAGTATACGCGTTCTCAAAAAGAGATCAGCAAAACCTTATTGCTGCTGGCGTCCGTATGTTTACTGGTTGCCACTTATAACACGTTACAGCCTTATTTCGCAAGGGATATCTTCGGCGGCAACTCGGCTACTTATGGTTATATTAATGCAGCTACGGGTTTGGGAGCGTTGGTGAGCACTTTATACCTGGCGGCACAAAAATATAGCGGCCGGTTAAAGCAGATACTTTTTTTTAACCTTGTAGTATTAGGAGTGGGGCTTATTGTAATGGCGTATACGCCTGTGTTCTCCCTGTTCCTCTTGCTTTCATTTGTTTGCGGCTTCGGAACCATGTCGGTATTGCCTGTTTGCAATACGATCGTACAAACGGTTTCCATACCACAGATGCGGGGCCGTGTGGTTGGTTTTTTTGCCATGGCGGCTTTTGGCACGCTACCCCTGGGTGCTGTATTGATCGGTTGGGTGGCAAAAGTGGTACAACCGCAACATTGCCTGATCGGGCAAGGGGTGATCTGTTTGGTTATAGCCACAGTATTTTATCGTTTTTTACACACAAAACCCCGTATGAGCTGATCTGTATTTATCATTAAGTTGTTTAGACTTTCAGATTCCTTTGCATTGCCGGCATTCCTATAAACCGGAAGCATATTTTTCGCGCAGATCCCGGATAGCTATCGGGATCGCCGAAAATCAATCTGCGGATGGAAAAAGTATTTCGCCGCGCTGCGGAAGTACGCTGTTGCGAAGCATGGGTCAGTTAATACAACTAAAGAAGCAGGGCATTATTTTTTTAATGAGTTCCGGTAGGCATGGTCCCATCGTTTTACATCAATATCAATCCCAAACAGATCCAGAGCCCTGGCTACGGAATGTGTGATCATTTCGTCTACAGATTCGGGTTTTAAATACAAAGCCGGTACGGGAGGCATCAGGACGCCGCCCATTTCCGTAATGGCCGTCATGCTTCTTAAGTGCCCAAGGTGCAAAGGCGTTTCGCGCAGCAGCAATACCAGTCTTCTTCTTTCTTTCAAAACCACATCTGCTGCTCTCGACATCAGTGTGCTTGTAACG
Proteins encoded in this region:
- a CDS encoding MFS transporter; amino-acid sequence: MKLVQSVALGNAFRVFHSRNYSLFFTGQLISRIGTWMQRTAVIWVMYTMTHSVVWVGLTTFAEQFPSFILSPWGGIVADRYDRYKILLCTQVTAAVQAVALTLLYIFGAHWWGILLLSGLLGVANAFDVPARQAMVNDIIDDKDDLPSAIAMNSSLNNLTRLAGPALSGIILAAYSATACFATNAVSFIAVIICLNLMQFPVRQAPGNKSNAWGAFRDGLQYTRSQKEISKTLLLLASVCLLVATYNTLQPYFARDIFGGNSATYGYINAATGLGALVSTLYLAAQKYSGRLKQILFFNLVVLGVGLIVMAYTPVFSLFLLLSFVCGFGTMSVLPVCNTIVQTVSIPQMRGRVVGFFAMAAFGTLPLGAVLIGWVAKVVQPQHCLIGQGVICLVIATVFYRFLHTKPRMS
- a CDS encoding TetR/AcrR family transcriptional regulator; amino-acid sequence: MDKRTKIVVAAQKLFQEQGLGFSTMEDVAKAVGMGKSSLYYYFKSKEEIFDAVLDAEINEVILETTRQLSRQQGLVEKLVAFASVKLAMARKRKSLFRAMEAGMDAELFSKYTEQKKALHRRYLEKETLLLQQLLLEGANRHEINLSNNKQLGEAIFIFLSALRGMNREFIVHDSDADPYKMLSAFCSVFCKGLE